In the Streptomyces sp. NBC_00525 genome, one interval contains:
- the glyA gene encoding serine hydroxymethyltransferase, translating to MRPTREEPVTASVPAQPRHPALLAADPELAAQVAAEERLQSDTLRLIPSENYVSAAVLEASGTVLQNKYSEGYPGKRYYEGQQVIDRIERLTAERARALFGMEHANVQPYSGSPANLAVYLAFLKPGDTVLGMSLPMGGHLTHGWGVSATGTWFNGVQYGVRRDTGRVDLDEVRDLALAERPKLIFCGGTAVPREIDFAGFAEIAREVGAVLVADIAHIAGLIAGGAHPSPAPHVDVVSTTTHKTLRGPRGAMLLSRAEHARALDRAVFPGLQGGPHNQTTAAIGVALNEAATPAFCSYAHTVVANARTLGEELAARGFDLVSGGTDNHLLLVDLTGKDIPGKTAAKALDRAGIVVNYNTVPYDPRKPFDPSGIRIGTPALTSRGIPASAMATVADWIDRVITAARAGDEPAITAVRAEVKDLMDHYPAPGLPVG from the coding sequence ATGCGGCCGACCCGTGAGGAACCCGTGACCGCGTCCGTACCCGCACAGCCCCGCCACCCCGCCCTGCTGGCCGCCGATCCGGAACTCGCCGCCCAGGTGGCCGCCGAGGAACGGCTCCAGTCCGACACCCTGCGCCTGATCCCCAGCGAGAACTACGTCTCCGCCGCCGTCCTCGAAGCCTCCGGCACGGTGCTCCAGAACAAGTACTCCGAGGGCTACCCCGGCAAGCGCTACTACGAGGGCCAGCAGGTCATCGACCGGATCGAGAGGCTGACCGCCGAGCGCGCCCGCGCCCTCTTCGGCATGGAGCACGCCAACGTCCAGCCGTACTCCGGCTCACCCGCCAACCTCGCCGTCTACCTGGCCTTCCTCAAGCCCGGCGACACCGTGCTCGGCATGTCCCTGCCGATGGGCGGCCACCTCACGCACGGCTGGGGCGTCTCCGCCACCGGCACCTGGTTCAACGGCGTCCAGTACGGCGTGCGCCGCGACACCGGCCGCGTCGACCTGGACGAGGTCCGCGACCTGGCCCTCGCCGAGCGGCCGAAGCTCATCTTCTGCGGCGGCACCGCCGTGCCCCGCGAGATCGACTTCGCCGGCTTCGCGGAGATCGCCCGCGAGGTGGGCGCCGTCCTGGTCGCCGACATCGCCCACATCGCCGGCCTGATCGCGGGCGGCGCCCACCCCTCGCCCGCCCCGCACGTGGACGTCGTCTCCACCACGACGCACAAGACCCTGCGCGGCCCGCGCGGCGCGATGCTCCTCAGCCGCGCCGAGCACGCCCGCGCCCTGGACCGCGCCGTCTTTCCCGGCCTCCAGGGCGGCCCGCACAACCAGACCACGGCCGCGATCGGCGTCGCCCTGAACGAGGCCGCCACGCCCGCCTTCTGCTCCTACGCCCACACGGTCGTCGCCAACGCCCGCACCCTCGGCGAGGAACTGGCCGCCCGCGGCTTCGACCTGGTCTCCGGCGGCACCGACAACCACCTGCTCCTGGTGGACCTCACCGGCAAGGACATCCCCGGCAAGACCGCCGCCAAGGCCCTCGACCGCGCCGGCATCGTCGTCAACTACAACACCGTCCCCTACGACCCCCGCAAGCCCTTCGACCCCTCCGGCATCCGCATCGGCACCCCCGCCCTGACCTCGCGCGGTATTCCCGCCTCGGCGATGGCCACCGTCGCGGACTGGATCGACCGCGTGATCACGGCGGCCCGTGCGGGCGACGAGCCCGCGATCACCGCGGTGCGGGCCGAGGTGAAGGACCTGATGGACCACTACCCGGCACCGGGGCTGCCGGTCGGCTGA
- a CDS encoding FtsW/RodA/SpoVE family cell cycle protein, translated as MTASTADARPPEPRLPRRRGVELSLLIGAVLISVYGYAAVGLAHDDAVPPDVAGYAGGLGLLALLAHLAVRLRAPYADPLLLPIAVLLNGLGLVLIYRLDLETPGDRAATTQLIWSTIGVAFFIAVVVFLRDHRVLQRYAYLSVAAALVLMIVPIFFPAVNGAKIWIRVAGFSFQPGEFAKILLAVFFAAYLAANSNALAYTGRRIWRLQLPTGRVLGPIVAIWLISVGVLVLERDLGTSLLFFGLFVILLYVATGRTGWIAVGLLLAAVGAFVVGSFEPHVHSRVQDWLDPFASIDAGRGPGQLAQSLFAFAAGGMLGTGLGLGHSVLIGFAAKSDFILATAGEELGYVGLTAVFLLYALLVARGFRAGLALRDAFGRLLAIGLASILALQVFVIAGGVMGLIPLTGMAMPFLAQGGSSVVTNWIIVALLIRVSDLARRPAPQEADAGIVAPVAEGGR; from the coding sequence ATGACCGCATCGACGGCGGACGCGCGCCCGCCCGAACCGCGCCTGCCCAGGCGGCGCGGCGTGGAACTCTCGCTCCTCATCGGGGCCGTCCTGATCTCCGTCTACGGCTACGCCGCGGTCGGTCTCGCCCACGACGACGCGGTCCCGCCCGATGTCGCGGGGTACGCGGGCGGTCTGGGGCTGCTCGCGCTGCTGGCCCATCTCGCGGTGCGGCTGCGCGCCCCGTACGCCGATCCGCTGCTGCTGCCGATCGCGGTGCTGCTCAACGGGCTGGGCCTGGTGCTGATCTACCGGCTGGACCTGGAGACGCCGGGCGACCGGGCGGCGACGACGCAGCTGATCTGGTCCACGATCGGCGTCGCGTTCTTCATCGCGGTGGTGGTGTTCCTGCGCGACCACCGGGTGCTCCAGCGCTACGCGTATCTCTCGGTCGCCGCCGCCCTCGTCCTGATGATCGTGCCCATCTTCTTCCCGGCGGTGAACGGGGCGAAGATCTGGATCAGGGTCGCCGGGTTCTCCTTCCAGCCGGGCGAGTTCGCCAAGATCCTGCTCGCGGTGTTCTTCGCCGCCTACCTCGCGGCCAACAGCAACGCCCTCGCGTACACCGGGCGCAGGATCTGGCGGCTCCAACTGCCCACCGGGCGGGTGCTCGGGCCGATCGTGGCCATCTGGCTGATCAGTGTCGGGGTGCTGGTCCTGGAACGCGATCTGGGCACCTCGCTGCTGTTCTTCGGCCTGTTCGTGATCCTGCTGTACGTGGCGACCGGCCGGACCGGCTGGATCGCGGTGGGGCTGCTGCTCGCGGCGGTCGGCGCGTTCGTGGTGGGCTCGTTCGAACCGCATGTGCACAGCCGGGTGCAGGACTGGCTCGATCCGTTCGCCTCGATCGACGCCGGGCGGGGGCCGGGCCAGCTCGCCCAGTCGCTGTTCGCGTTCGCGGCCGGCGGGATGCTCGGTACGGGGCTCGGCCTCGGGCACTCCGTCCTCATCGGGTTCGCCGCCAAGTCCGACTTCATCCTGGCGACGGCCGGCGAGGAGCTGGGGTACGTCGGCCTGACGGCGGTGTTCCTGCTGTACGCGCTGCTGGTGGCGCGCGGGTTCCGGGCCGGGCTCGCCCTGCGCGACGCGTTCGGACGGCTGCTGGCGATCGGGCTGGCGTCGATCCTGGCGCTCCAGGTGTTCGTGATCGCGGGCGGGGTGATGGGGCTGATCCCGCTGACCGGGATGGCGATGCCGTTCCTGGCGCAGGGCGGTTCGTCCGTGGTCACCAACTGGATCATCGTGGCCCTGCTGATCCGGGTGAGCGATCTGGCCCGCAGACCGGCGCCGCAGGAGGCGGACGCGGGGATCGTGGCGCCGGTCGCGGAGGGCGGGCGGTGA
- a CDS encoding zinc-ribbon domain-containing protein, which translates to MIIFGTRGYLYQLAILTLVCGWCGNPAAHTLRKRITKFTLFFVPLFPISTKFATQCTFCGGEQRIPAEQADQLLSQHMASQDGNPFGGTPQPGYAPGAPGQGQNPYQQ; encoded by the coding sequence ATGATCATTTTCGGTACGCGGGGTTATCTGTACCAGCTGGCGATCCTGACGCTGGTGTGCGGCTGGTGCGGGAATCCGGCGGCGCACACGCTGCGCAAGCGGATCACGAAGTTCACGCTGTTCTTCGTGCCGCTGTTCCCGATCTCGACGAAGTTCGCCACGCAGTGCACGTTCTGCGGCGGCGAGCAGCGGATACCCGCGGAGCAGGCCGATCAGCTGCTGTCCCAGCACATGGCGTCGCAGGACGGCAACCCGTTCGGCGGGACGCCGCAGCCGGGGTACGCACCGGGCGCGCCGGGCCAGGGGCAGAACCCGTACCAGCAGTGA
- the ku gene encoding non-homologous end joining protein Ku: MRSIWNGAISFGLVSIPIKLVNATENHSISFRQIHTEDGGRIRYRKVCELDGEEVTSAEIGKAYEDADGTMIPITDEDLSRLPLPTAKTIEIVAFVPADAIDPLQMDAAYYLSANGVPAAKPYTLLREALKRSRKVALAKYALRGRERLGMLRVVDDVIAMHGLLWPDEIRAPEGVAPESDVTVRDAELDLADALMDTLGEVDMDSLHDDYREAVEELIATKASGGTPEPADKGAKGGGKVIDLIAALESSVRAAKEARGEDEDEGSVAEVTSLTDRKKPAPDTGTAEKRAAAPKSSGTKKSASGSKKTAAKKSTAKNGTAKKSTAKKPAARKTTTGKQTGSKSSTPRKRASA; encoded by the coding sequence GTGAGATCCATCTGGAACGGCGCCATCTCCTTCGGGCTGGTCAGCATCCCGATCAAGCTGGTCAACGCCACCGAGAACCACTCGATCTCGTTCCGGCAGATCCACACCGAGGACGGCGGCCGCATCCGCTACCGCAAGGTGTGCGAGCTGGACGGGGAGGAGGTGACGTCCGCCGAGATCGGCAAGGCGTACGAGGACGCCGACGGCACGATGATCCCGATCACCGACGAGGATCTGAGCCGGCTGCCGCTGCCCACCGCCAAGACCATCGAGATCGTCGCCTTCGTCCCGGCCGACGCGATCGACCCGCTCCAGATGGACGCGGCCTACTACCTCTCCGCCAACGGCGTACCGGCGGCCAAGCCGTACACCCTGCTGCGCGAGGCCCTGAAGCGGAGCCGCAAGGTGGCCCTCGCCAAGTACGCCCTGCGCGGGCGCGAGCGGCTGGGCATGCTGCGCGTGGTGGACGACGTGATCGCCATGCACGGACTGCTCTGGCCGGACGAGATCCGGGCGCCCGAGGGCGTCGCCCCGGAGTCCGACGTCACCGTCCGCGACGCGGAGCTGGACCTTGCGGACGCCCTGATGGACACCCTCGGCGAGGTCGACATGGACTCGCTGCACGACGACTACCGCGAGGCCGTCGAGGAGCTGATCGCCACCAAGGCGTCCGGCGGGACCCCGGAACCGGCCGACAAGGGCGCCAAGGGCGGCGGCAAGGTCATCGACCTGATCGCGGCCCTGGAGAGCAGCGTGCGCGCCGCGAAGGAGGCACGCGGCGAGGACGAGGACGAGGGGTCCGTCGCCGAGGTCACCTCCCTCACCGACCGCAAGAAGCCCGCACCCGACACGGGCACCGCCGAGAAGCGGGCCGCCGCCCCGAAGTCCTCCGGAACGAAGAAATCCGCCTCGGGCTCGAAGAAGACGGCGGCGAAGAAGAGCACGGCGAAGAATGGCACGGCCAAGAAGAGCACGGCGAAGAAACCGGCGGCCCGGAAGACGACCACCGGGAAACAGACGGGCTCCAAGAGCAGCACCCCCCGCAAACGCGCCTCCGCCTGA
- a CDS encoding HAMP domain-containing sensor histidine kinase: MSHRAAGRGGRRPRLPAWTATLTWKAAVFITVMCCALAALLGVLVHTAVTRQTVGHAREKSLTRLTEVSRAYEAGEALPPRSGVDPPELPRPLRALAAGGRRGTMVGRLRGRPVMWAAAPADGGRALAAWSDYSQSARTINGLDGAIIGSSLLAIAATLLVGAFAVTRVTRRLHQTALVARRIGAGDLDARVDDPRTADPARRQDEVAVVAGALDTMASALQRKLQAEQRFTADVAHELRTPLTGLSAAAELLPPGRPSELVQDRARALRDLTEDLLEISRLDARTEQVDLDVHELAPLAARVARGTGTLVEVTGEPVRVETDKRRLERVLGNLISNAHRHGRPPVVLTVDGPVVTVRDHGDGFPEYLTTGGPQRFRTEGGARGHGLGLTIAAGQAAVMGAELSFADAPDGGAVARLALPPYPGPDTPEPP, encoded by the coding sequence GTGAGCCACCGGGCGGCCGGGCGGGGTGGGCGGCGGCCCCGGCTGCCCGCCTGGACGGCGACGCTGACCTGGAAGGCCGCCGTGTTCATCACGGTGATGTGCTGTGCGCTCGCCGCGCTCCTGGGCGTCCTGGTGCACACGGCCGTGACCCGCCAGACGGTGGGCCACGCCCGCGAGAAGTCGCTGACCCGGCTGACGGAGGTGTCCCGCGCCTACGAGGCCGGTGAGGCACTGCCACCGCGCTCCGGCGTCGACCCGCCGGAGCTGCCCCGTCCGCTGCGGGCGCTGGCGGCGGGCGGCCGGCGGGGCACGATGGTCGGCCGGCTCCGGGGACGGCCGGTGATGTGGGCGGCGGCCCCGGCGGACGGCGGGCGGGCGCTGGCGGCCTGGTCCGACTACAGCCAGAGCGCCCGGACGATCAACGGCCTGGACGGGGCGATCATCGGCTCCTCGCTGCTGGCGATCGCCGCCACGCTGCTGGTCGGGGCGTTCGCCGTCACCCGGGTCACCCGGCGGCTGCACCAGACCGCGCTGGTGGCCCGGCGGATCGGGGCGGGCGACCTGGACGCCCGCGTCGACGACCCGCGCACGGCGGACCCGGCGCGCCGGCAGGACGAGGTCGCCGTCGTCGCCGGGGCGCTCGACACCATGGCGTCGGCGCTCCAGCGCAAGCTCCAGGCCGAGCAGCGGTTCACGGCCGATGTGGCGCACGAGCTGCGCACCCCGCTGACCGGCCTGTCGGCCGCCGCCGAGCTGCTGCCGCCGGGCCGGCCGTCCGAACTGGTGCAGGACCGGGCCCGCGCCCTGCGGGACCTGACGGAGGATCTGCTGGAGATCTCCCGCCTGGACGCCCGCACCGAGCAGGTCGATCTGGACGTCCACGAGCTGGCCCCGCTCGCCGCACGGGTGGCGCGCGGCACCGGCACCCTGGTCGAGGTGACCGGGGAGCCGGTGCGCGTCGAGACGGACAAGCGGCGCCTGGAACGCGTCCTGGGCAATCTGATCTCCAACGCGCACCGGCACGGCAGGCCGCCCGTGGTGCTGACGGTGGACGGGCCGGTGGTGACCGTACGGGACCACGGCGACGGCTTCCCGGAGTACCTGACGACGGGCGGCCCGCAGCGCTTCCGTACCGAGGGCGGTGCCCGGGGGCACGGCCTGGGGCTGACCATCGCGGCCGGCCAGGCCGCGGTGATGGGCGCCGAACTGTCCTTCGCCGACGCGCCGGACGGCGGGGCGGTGGCCCGGCTGGCGCTGCCTCCCTATCCGGGCCCGGACACCCCGGAGCCGCCGTGA
- a CDS encoding penicillin-binding transpeptidase domain-containing protein: MIRYIRHAAAFCLLLLVALLVNAARVQVFEADELDANPANRRNTIARYDQPRGNILVDGRPVTGSKDTGEQLAYERTYRYGPLYAPVTGYASQTYGTTLIENAEDPVLSGTDPLLAPLPLWGEVSRDRQPGGDVVTTVRDAVQRAAYEGLGNRRGAVAAVEPATGRVLALVSTPSYDPGRLSGTGSSVTDAWRELNGAESRPMLNRAIRQTYPPGSTFKIVTAAAALDAEVVTDPDAATDTPSPYVLPGTSTVLPNESRGCEKASLADAIRVSCNTVMAHLGVEVGLDGMVAAAERFGFNDAGLRIPSGVAASNFDTDMSDDQLAQSSIGQFDTTATPLQMALVAAAVANGGELMYPHLVERTTRHDGATVRTTGSRAYHRAMNPLTATRLRQMMVDVVRDGTGTNAAIDGATVGGKTGTAQHGVDNSDLPYAWFISWAQADGAARPAVAVAVVVEDAEADRADISGGGSAAPIARAVMEAALRD; encoded by the coding sequence GTGATCCGCTACATCCGGCACGCCGCCGCGTTCTGCCTGCTGCTGCTCGTGGCCCTGCTGGTGAACGCGGCCCGTGTGCAGGTCTTCGAGGCCGACGAGCTGGACGCCAACCCGGCCAACCGGCGCAACACCATCGCCCGCTACGACCAGCCGCGCGGCAACATCCTGGTGGACGGACGGCCCGTCACCGGCTCGAAGGACACCGGCGAGCAGCTGGCGTACGAACGCACCTACCGTTACGGGCCCCTGTACGCGCCGGTGACCGGGTACGCCTCGCAGACGTACGGCACCACGCTCATCGAGAACGCCGAGGACCCGGTGCTCTCGGGCACCGATCCGCTGCTGGCCCCGCTCCCCCTGTGGGGCGAGGTCAGCCGGGACCGGCAGCCCGGCGGGGACGTCGTCACGACGGTCCGGGACGCGGTGCAGCGGGCCGCGTACGAGGGGCTCGGCAACCGGCGGGGCGCGGTCGCGGCCGTCGAACCGGCGACGGGGCGCGTGCTGGCCCTGGTCTCCACCCCGTCGTACGACCCCGGGCGGCTCTCCGGGACCGGCTCGTCCGTCACGGACGCCTGGCGGGAGCTGAACGGGGCGGAGAGCCGGCCCATGCTGAACCGGGCAATCCGGCAGACGTATCCGCCCGGCTCCACGTTCAAGATCGTGACGGCGGCGGCGGCGCTGGACGCGGAGGTCGTCACCGATCCGGACGCGGCGACCGACACGCCCTCCCCGTACGTGCTGCCGGGCACCTCGACCGTGCTGCCCAACGAGTCGCGGGGCTGCGAGAAGGCGTCGCTGGCCGATGCGATCCGGGTGTCCTGCAACACCGTCATGGCGCATCTGGGTGTGGAGGTCGGGCTCGACGGGATGGTGGCGGCGGCCGAGCGGTTCGGCTTCAACGACGCCGGGCTGCGCATCCCGTCCGGGGTGGCGGCGAGCAACTTCGACACGGACATGAGCGACGACCAGCTGGCCCAGTCCTCGATCGGGCAGTTCGACACCACGGCGACCCCGCTCCAGATGGCGCTGGTGGCGGCGGCCGTCGCCAACGGCGGGGAGCTGATGTATCCGCATCTGGTGGAGCGGACGACCCGGCACGACGGCGCCACCGTCCGCACCACCGGCTCGCGGGCGTACCACCGGGCGATGAACCCGCTGACGGCGACGCGGCTGCGGCAGATGATGGTGGACGTCGTCCGGGACGGTACGGGCACGAACGCGGCGATCGACGGGGCGACGGTCGGCGGCAAGACCGGCACCGCCCAGCACGGCGTGGACAACTCGGACCTGCCCTACGCCTGGTTCATCTCCTGGGCGCAGGCGGACGGCGCGGCCCGCCCGGCGGTCGCGGTCGCGGTGGTCGTGGAGGACGCCGAGGCCGACCGCGCCGACATCAGCGGCGGCGGCAGCGCGGCCCCGATCGCCCGTGCCGTGATGGAGGCGGCCCTGCGAGACTGA
- the ligD gene encoding non-homologous end-joining DNA ligase, translating to MTPITEVEGRRLSLSNLDKVLYPATGTTKGEVLHYYATTASEVLLAQLRDRPVSFLRYPDGPQGQRFFTKNPPPGTPSWVHRTPVPHRASEPSEQVVVQDLASLMWAANLVVEFHTPQWRAATPAVADRLVFDLDPGAPATVVECCRVALWLRERLAEDGLTAYGKTSGSKGLHLLVPITPTDSAAVSAYAKGLAVRAERELGDLVVHRMRRALRPGKVFVDFSQNAAAKTTATPYTLRARPEPSVSAPVTWAEIEGCRSPGDLVFLAGDLAGRLDRYGDLLAPLSDPARSCPIPAP from the coding sequence ATGACGCCGATCACGGAGGTGGAGGGGCGACGCCTGTCCCTGAGCAACCTGGACAAGGTGCTGTATCCGGCCACCGGCACCACGAAGGGCGAGGTGCTGCACTACTACGCGACCACGGCGTCCGAGGTGCTGCTCGCCCAGCTGCGGGACCGCCCGGTGTCGTTCCTGCGTTATCCGGACGGCCCGCAGGGACAGCGGTTCTTCACCAAGAACCCGCCGCCCGGTACGCCGTCCTGGGTACACCGGACCCCGGTGCCGCACCGCGCGAGCGAGCCGTCCGAGCAGGTGGTCGTCCAGGATCTGGCCTCGCTGATGTGGGCCGCCAACCTGGTGGTGGAGTTCCACACCCCGCAGTGGCGGGCCGCGACCCCCGCCGTGGCCGACCGGCTGGTGTTCGACCTCGACCCCGGAGCGCCCGCGACGGTCGTGGAGTGCTGCCGGGTCGCGCTCTGGCTGCGGGAGCGGCTGGCGGAGGACGGCCTGACGGCGTACGGGAAGACCTCCGGCTCCAAGGGCCTGCATCTGCTGGTCCCGATCACCCCCACGGACTCGGCGGCGGTGTCGGCGTACGCGAAGGGCCTCGCCGTCCGCGCGGAACGGGAGCTGGGGGATCTGGTGGTGCACCGGATGCGGCGGGCGCTGCGGCCGGGCAAGGTGTTCGTGGACTTCAGCCAGAACGCCGCGGCCAAGACGACCGCCACGCCCTACACGCTGCGCGCCCGGCCCGAGCCGTCCGTGTCGGCGCCGGTGACCTGGGCGGAGATCGAGGGCTGCCGCTCCCCCGGTGATCTGGTCTTCCTCGCGGGCGACCTGGCCGGCCGGCTGGACCGGTACGGCGATCTGCTGGCGCCGCTGTCCGATCCCGCCCGGTCCTGCCCGATCCCGGCACCGTAG
- a CDS encoding PBS lyase — protein MFAGIDEVDWASMEHAYGPADDVPALLRGLASPDPAERERALDGMYGAVHHQGDVYPCTLACIPFLLELVTDPAVPDRGDIVELLTSIGGIDLGEDDEAELGEDEAEGAANYAMAAAAVSAGAGVFFGLLADDDPGVRQSAPLALAALHDDPARVLALLRARQAAERDEEVRLALVEAAGRLALRHRPLAGAVGDWLGRLVAEANPPGLRLAALAQLARCAPRALPGDVVPVVTGLLDELRASPGPGGPRTRGAEPAGSAAEAAPVTLLGQIRALSTEESAGRTAPWTADLLRTLHAGLDDRVADRTVLLADQLRSPDPWQRVDAVRMANGLIGGWRGSYTELVRLVGEQLAAPEPKLAEAAAHVLEGLFGLAAPAAEALAEQVAADPAGWVRRWPDGRTQLGGAARALARLGDARALPVLAAALDEPLVPYDVGPGIARLGEVARPLAGVLRRRLAGAALDERAYDRVGPLLSGLTALRAGEAAPEVLRVLREAPEVRGEWLRTAALRALAAFGPAAGCAVPELRRLVRGDGSQEAVEAAGALWAVEGDAEAVLPALLGGLRADNVYARRAAADALGGLGERAATAVPRLRGLLRHRELWLRVDAAIALWEVSGRAAESLPVLLAAWEENRHVRVRVAECLARMRPAGAEPDAARVLRAELASVRRHNATDGVHGSHDTYTDEKLLALCRRALAGKTGKEPT, from the coding sequence GTGTTCGCGGGGATCGACGAGGTCGACTGGGCCTCGATGGAGCATGCCTACGGGCCGGCGGACGATGTGCCCGCCCTGCTGCGGGGGCTGGCGTCCCCCGATCCGGCGGAACGCGAACGCGCCCTGGACGGGATGTACGGGGCGGTGCACCACCAGGGCGACGTCTATCCGTGCACGCTCGCCTGCATCCCCTTCCTGCTGGAGCTGGTCACCGACCCCGCCGTCCCGGACCGGGGCGACATAGTCGAGCTGCTGACCAGCATCGGCGGCATCGACCTCGGCGAGGACGACGAGGCGGAGCTCGGCGAGGACGAGGCGGAGGGCGCGGCCAACTACGCGATGGCGGCGGCGGCCGTCTCGGCGGGCGCCGGCGTCTTCTTCGGACTGCTGGCCGACGACGATCCGGGCGTACGGCAGAGCGCCCCGCTCGCCCTGGCCGCCCTGCACGACGACCCCGCCAGGGTGCTGGCCCTGCTGCGGGCCCGGCAGGCGGCGGAGCGGGACGAGGAGGTACGGCTGGCGCTGGTCGAGGCGGCCGGACGGCTGGCGCTGCGCCACCGCCCGCTGGCCGGGGCGGTCGGTGACTGGCTGGGCCGGCTGGTCGCCGAGGCCAACCCGCCGGGGCTGCGGCTCGCCGCCCTGGCCCAGCTGGCCCGCTGCGCACCGCGCGCGCTGCCCGGCGATGTGGTGCCCGTGGTCACCGGGCTGCTGGACGAGCTGCGCGCCTCCCCCGGTCCGGGCGGGCCCAGGACGCGCGGCGCGGAGCCGGCCGGGTCCGCCGCCGAGGCCGCCCCGGTGACGCTGCTGGGGCAGATCCGGGCGCTGTCCACCGAGGAGAGCGCCGGACGGACGGCGCCCTGGACCGCCGATCTGCTGCGCACCCTGCACGCCGGGCTGGACGACCGGGTCGCGGACCGGACGGTGCTCCTCGCCGACCAGCTGCGCAGCCCCGACCCCTGGCAGCGCGTCGACGCGGTGCGCATGGCCAACGGGCTGATCGGCGGCTGGCGGGGCTCGTACACGGAGCTGGTCCGGCTGGTGGGCGAGCAGCTCGCCGCACCGGAGCCGAAGCTGGCCGAGGCCGCCGCGCATGTGCTGGAGGGGCTGTTCGGGCTGGCCGCCCCGGCGGCGGAGGCGCTGGCGGAACAGGTCGCGGCGGACCCGGCCGGCTGGGTCAGGCGGTGGCCGGACGGGCGCACCCAGCTGGGCGGCGCGGCGCGGGCCCTGGCCCGGCTGGGCGATGCCCGCGCCCTGCCGGTCCTGGCGGCGGCCCTGGACGAGCCGCTGGTGCCGTACGACGTGGGGCCGGGCATCGCGCGGCTGGGCGAGGTGGCCCGGCCGCTGGCCGGGGTGCTGCGGCGCCGGCTGGCCGGTGCGGCGCTGGACGAGCGGGCGTACGACCGGGTCGGCCCGCTGCTGAGCGGGCTCACGGCGCTGCGGGCGGGCGAGGCCGCGCCGGAGGTGCTGCGGGTGCTGCGCGAGGCGCCGGAGGTCCGGGGCGAGTGGCTGCGTACGGCGGCGCTGCGGGCCCTCGCCGCGTTCGGGCCCGCGGCCGGCTGCGCGGTTCCCGAGCTGCGGCGGCTGGTGCGGGGCGACGGCTCGCAGGAGGCGGTCGAGGCGGCCGGGGCGCTGTGGGCGGTGGAGGGGGACGCCGAGGCGGTGCTGCCCGCGCTGCTGGGCGGGCTGAGGGCGGACAACGTGTACGCGCGGCGTGCGGCGGCGGACGCGCTGGGCGGTCTGGGCGAGCGGGCGGCGACGGCCGTGCCCCGGCTGCGGGGGCTGCTGCGCCACCGGGAGCTGTGGCTGCGGGTGGACGCGGCGATCGCGCTGTGGGAGGTTTCCGGGCGGGCCGCCGAGTCCCTTCCGGTGCTGCTGGCGGCCTGGGAGGAGAACCGGCACGTCCGGGTCCGGGTGGCGGAGTGCCTGGCGCGGATGAGACCCGCCGGTGCGGAGCCGGACGCGGCGCGGGTGCTGCGGGCCGAACTCGCCTCCGTACGCCGTCACAACGCCACCGACGGGGTGCACGGCAGCCATGACACGTACACGGACGAGAAGCTGCTGGCGCTGTGCCGCCGGGCGCTCGCGGGGAAGACGGGGAAGGAACCCACATGA